Genomic DNA from Lactuca sativa cultivar Salinas chromosome 8, Lsat_Salinas_v11, whole genome shotgun sequence:
tgaacaggtttatggccgtaaacccattcacgACCCATGTCtactatatatagggtgaggagtgcataaTTGTAAAGGAGAataaaggagcttaagtgtgtgcatttgaaggtattctagagagagagaaaagagagtgtgtgttagtgtgtgtaaaTCTTGTATccgaatcttcattcatatcaatacatacaagattcctcgtattcttcttctccttctcttctatttgatctgacatcatccgtttgattgggattccgcaccatcaaatggatatgattgatacacaagcagattggggacttacaacTTTCATCCACATTATCCATCAACTTCTAAGCTTCCCCTTGAGGAATCAAAgacaacaaaggttgttatttcttttcctcttctatgatttgttttttttctttctatttctTGCAAAATGATCCTTGGTAGGTATAAACTAGCTTATGTTTATTTCGAAAATTAAAGACTTCTGTTGCTattattttgagtttttgaaaCTAATTCTGAATAAAAACCCAACGTATATCCCATGTCCATCCATCTCATCcccctctttctttctttctttctttctctctctctctctctctctctctctctctctctctctctatatatatatatatatatatatatatatatatatatatatatatatatatatatatatatatatatatatatatatatatatatatatatatatatatctttcctCCGTACATTGCTGCCTACCTCCTTCATCGGAGATCACAAAGCTGCTCATAATCCCCTTTTTATTGTAGAATCATCAACCATCTCTCATCTCTTACGTACTTCAAGAATTTTAACATATAGGTCATGAGCTAACCCAAATTTTGCCACTACCATTTGGATAAATCATTCTTAGATGAAGAGCTTGGCGAGCTTATGTTATTGCGAAGAGTATGACGAAGCAGGAAGTAGCAGAGTAGCTGGAGATGATGAAGGTGAGGGAGACGTCAATGATTGAAGAAGagatcgggggggggggggggtggaaagGGAAATCGAGTTAACAGGTGAGAAAACTCAGAGGTTGGAAAGGAAAATCGGAGTCAGAGACGATGAAGATGGGGGACACGAAGAGGATTTATCCTCGATTTTGCTTACCCCGCATCCATAAAGCTTTTGTTTACCCAATTAAATTAACcctgattttttttcaaaaatttaaattcatcAACGGTTTGTTGGTGTTAATTAATCACTCTTATTTCTTCTTGAAGTTTCTTCCTATACTTCCCCTATAATACTCAATCATGAAGTTTATTCACAAACATTAATGGAGAAACTATATACCATTTCTTGTTTGACTTAAAAGGCAATTTTTTGTTTACATGGgtatttttgagagagagagagagttttcgTCAAATAAGATGGGTATGACCGGAGATTTTTGCAAGGGTGATTTTATACATCAGTGCCCTTATAATTCTTGTATTCATAATGAGTTTCTTTTGTTCACAATAAGCTACAATAACAAATATGGATTGTTACGGGGGTTTAATGGTGGTGGCTAGGGAATATTTTgtgttctttttttttctttagaaAAAGGAAATGTGTCGTAATTGATAATCATCGGTGGAAGAAAAGGAAATGGGGAGGATCAATTGTGGGTTATGTCGGTTTAATTATAATAGAAAAAATAGAAAAGAATAAAAGAAGGGTAAATAAGTCATTTCACAAATATTTAACcatttttcataacaaagttaGTTAAAATAGCTAAAAGGAATAATTGTGTTTGATTttgaaaccataaggaccatcaaTGTATTGATTTCCAAAGTTATTCTTACAATGTCATTTTTTGAaaatcatagggaccatttacGAAATTGTgttgagacaaaaaaaaaatcaactttttatatatatatatatatggtgtttttcaatttttttaaacttGGTTTTTAGTTTTTAGAAGTATTTTTGCTAACTTACAGTGTTATGGGTTTTTATACAAGTTTAATGTGTTATCGTTCTACATATATCTTTTAAATCTACcatattttccatttttatttttgtattttgtagattgttttttacaaatttgtttttcattttttttctatatCCGTTTGATACATACAACGtcataatttatttattaattatttttttaatattttcttaCTAGTTAAAAACAAAATCCCTCCAATTTTTCATCACATACTATTACTTATGCATAATCACATACTAATCCGTATACGCTATATAATACGTAACTTTTTAGTGAACCCGTTCGGTATTTCTCTCTCTTTTACCGAGTCAAGTTCTTACAGAGTCATGTTCTTACCGAGTGATCTGTTATGTAACAGTGTGCCTGTCCGGAAAATTCCAATTTCGAAATTATTGAAGTTAAACCTTTGACTTGCCAAAATGAAAAGGCTGTTGTGCAATTTGACGCGACTGGAGATTGCACTTTCATCCTCAGAGAGTTTGATGTAGAGTCTCACTTTGTTGGGGTAATACAATTCTTTGATGATATTTATATTAAGATATAAGTATTTGGTGTCATTACATATTAAGTAGATTATAGATAAAAAGGACTCATCCTCCATCCCATTCCCTAATTTCATCTCCAGCCAGGCAACCACCATCTTAAAACCAAATTTAATTTGCATCTCTCTCATTACCATCATAATTTAAACCCATTTAAGAAGTAGATGTTGAGCACATGGAAAGGAAAATGCAATTTAGTAAGAGTAATATAACTTTATATATCAACCATGGATGAAAGCTGTAGTATTTTTGAAACCTTAGGGACACGACTTGTCAAATTTGTAAACGCTGGACTGAACCTTTGATTTTGACCAACCCAcaaggaccatttctgtaatatactcttaaatatttgtttttgtttttttttggcaGACTGTGCTGGGTAGCAATGAAGAGTTTCAAACTGATGCAAATGGTAATTGGACCATGACGGCTAAAAGATTTAACAGCTTAAAAGAGTCTGCCTACATGAATGGACTAGTTGCCCTTATTGTGACTAATGTCACGGGATAACTCTTTTGGACTAGTCAATACCGTGTGCCACTTAGTGCTTCACCGACTAAGTCAGGTTAACTTCGATGATCTAGATGTACTAACGAACTTAGGAAGCAAGAGTTATGACAAGGGACACTTCAAAAAAGCTTTTATTAGGGCATCTCCAACCCATCCCCAAACTCCATTTCTTCTCCCATTTCTTTCCCCATTCTTCTCCAACCCTACCCCATTTTCACCtctatttttggagatatgaatagtattcccccatatatgggggcatactattcatatctccaaaaatggaggtgaagtTTGGTTACCAATTTTAGTccctctcatttttattttatacatctctagtttattttatctactaattataatttaaatgcaatatttaGTATTTATTATATCatgttatatattaatttatattaattaatcataaatatagagtttagttagtagaggggtgtatttgataatatatataagttataaaaatggaatattctaggaatatactttttggggtaaaaaatgtggtagaaaatggagtagggttggagatgaaacactatttactCCATTTATGGAGGAAAAAATGGAGATAGGTTGGAGATGGTCTTATATAACTCAACTTCTTTACAAGGCAACTTCTCAATGGATCCTACAAATGACACATCCTTCCTATTTATAGGTACCTTACACCTCCTCAAATGGAACTTTCTAGGTCCCGATTATTCTTGACTAATCTGGACTCTTCCTATTATATACATGGCCTTTACAAGACTCTAGAATATAGTATACTTGTCTACGATGCTCTAGAAATCTCTAGGTTGTCCCAACATTATCCAAATCTCTCTTGTATGATCTAGCGTGTTCTAGATTGTTCCAAAGTCTTCCAGGACGTTCTAGCTTCGTCTAGTGCCTTCTTGATTATTCAAGATCGTTCTCCTTTGTTCCATGGAAATCTATAACATTCTAGCAACTTCCAGGGTCCCGTAGAGCATTCTTGATCTCTCCGGAGACTTCTCGAGTATACTTGATCGTTCCGGAGTTCTCTAGACGATCGTGGAATTTTCCAAAAACTTGGTCTGTGACACCCTCCCCCACTTAAACCCTTGACGTCCTCGTCAAGTCTTTTAGCATGTGTCACTTTTCTTCTTACTTCCTCGCCTGTTGTGGGTCTTCTCGTAGCCTCATATATCGGAGGAATTCTTAAGGATGATCGTGACTCCGTCTTGCACCAATATGTGTCGACACCTCGAACTATGTAGTTTGGTTTCACATACTTCCTGGTTAGATCACTAGTCGATTGTGAATCATCTTCCTCCTTCCAACTTAGGATATTTTCCCATATCTTCCCAACTTCCCTAAGGTCTTTGTTAAACTTCATCGATGATAGCGTTCGAGACCTTGTTCTACTCTTTTCTATTGGTACGATGTGAATGATTTTACCTTTAGTAATACGCATCGTGTTATCACTTTCAAATGACCATGGATGTACTCCATCTAGGAATTCCATTCCTAATACCATGTTATAGTCGTCCATCGGTACGGCTACTAGGTTAATGTTCCCTTACCATTCCATGATTTTCATGGGTACTCCCCGTGAAACTACCAAGATAGGATTGGAGGGAGAATTAACAACCTTCAACTGGCTTTCTTCTTTCAGGTAGTGGATTCCCAATCTCTTTGCTTCGTTTTCAGAAAGGAAGTTGTGAGTCGTACCTGAATCTATTAGCGCTTTGGTATTTCCTCCATTCAACTTGGCTTCGACTAGCATGAGACTTCCTACCTTAGAACCACTCCCTTTCGATTCCCTTGTCTTGTCTTTTGTCTTAGAGTTCAGAAGTCGCATGGAACTCATGTgagcttctttttcttcttcttcttgcaacACCATCGCATAAATTGTCtttttcttcggacagtcttgGATCATGAGGACCATCACACAAGTAGCACTTGATCTCCTTCTGTTCTCCTCTTCGGTTTTTTCCTTCGATTGCTTTTACTTTCATATTTAAAGGTTGGGGTGTGCTTTGTTTTGGTTCCGGTTCTAACATAGTTTGTTCTCCCCCACTATTCTTCTTAACCGTGCTTTCTTTTTGAAATTCCATTAGATCTTCTGCCACAACAATAGCTTCATCGATGTATTTGACATTTCTCCTCTTGAGCTCGTTGTAGGCCCAAGATTGTAGTTCATCCATGAAATATAAAAGTTTGTCCTTCTCCTGCATGTCGGGTAACTCTAGCATCAATCTCGTGAACTCGACTATATAGTCTCGGATGGATCCAGTATGCTTTAGCCCAAGAAGTTTTTTCATCGCTATATCTTCAGCATTATATGGGCAAAATTGTCTCTAAAGTTGCCTCTTAAATTCTTCTCATGTGTCTATGGTATACAATCCTTTTTCAATATCATCGTGCTTACTTCGCCACTATAGAGCTGCACTCTCGCATAGATAAAGTACGACTGTATCTACCTTCGTCTTTTCGTCCTTCACTTGACTAGCATTGAAGTAACATTCCATCGACCAAAAGAATTCATCAAGTTATTTGGGATCGCGTTTACCTCCATACTTCAATGGTTTGGGTGCTTCTGTGTGCGACAACGTTCTCGCAATGGTCCCTCCGGCGATTGCTACCTTGCACAAGTTTACTTCGGCTTGTAATGCGTCTACCTTCTCACGGAACTCATTCCGCAAGGTGTTGATAAGTCCAAGGACTTCTTCTTTAGTTTTGATTTTATCTCAAATTTttctttgtcttgaaaagtgaatttagatgtagatgagactcatggagactgtatcgaaaTTTTCGGAGCCAAAGCTTCATCCGTGTTtgtcgaagaattctcattcgaaggaacaagaaatgaagattattctttcaacattcaatctttcaaccgcagaagcaaggtgaagctgtacttgaagattatgtgacagattacattgaaacctcctcaatcaatttgctgctatattacgtacctgctgaagtgatctagaagatttgttcagTCTGATATTCTCTATAAacattctcaagctgaaagttatgattttcaaGAATCTTGAAAGAAGCCTccacacccaatgtgcgttcaatgtcaaattttgaagagAAGCCCAActgttcaagatgaagtcaagTTGTGAAGAAATAGAAGACAAAAAGCTGAAGCCAAACCccaaatgaagattgacaagaaaagccagctacatttttagggggagtttgttgggtcaaagaaaagaaagctataaaccaagggaggattgttgggtcaaaaatatggtttatactttgtttttctaagcaTTTACTATTTTTAGTCTTgggccgaaaataatatttagtttatttgtagcttggaccgaaaacccatgtgTTTTCGGTGTAGCATTGGGTTTGGGCTTTGAGTTTgcgggctatatatatatatatatatatatatatatatatatatatatatatatatatatatatatatatatagggttaggttattttgtttctagtaactattgtgtgccagaatgcacaaatctggaccatcggatggaatataatcaaagatcatgatctgagggtctatgatagtagaataggataacatgtaccatataatcacacaaatttcagcataagggcatttcagtctattaacctatattaaaaaaaagaaagtttcagatttttagggataattaattcctttaattttaaaaatctgaatattttaaattaattaatccgattttattctgtcagaatgatagaatgttaACCAtgaactagtaaatatatttttcgattttattctatcaAAATGACAGAATgttaaccataaactagtaaatacattatgaaaagaatacacaaaatcaattcttgaactaataatataccaaataattacattgtatgattgtgattcattgaataataacattccgaaagaaaaaaaaaacatcaaaatctaacaaaacacTAATCTATTATGAgagaatattatttttaaacaacactttatacattgtagcataacacattctggtataatacactctcattctctatgttttcttccttctccaaacCAATGTTAGCATCTTCAAAACCTTaatccacaaagaaaacataatcaagtttcaaaaattaaaaattcaatgcattctaaagagaataaaaactataaattctgacagaatgtattAAAGACTATAAAGTTTGAcaaaatataatagaaaaaaaaaactataaattttgACAGAATGTAGTAGAGACTATAAAGTCAACCATAAAGTATCACAAATTCATTACCAGTTACACAAATATACTTGTTGTGTATGAAGAAGTATGAACCCGTTCAACCATTTTGATAGAATGAAATCCTCGAATCACCAATTTTTAAtcgaaaaaaactgaaaaaacataaaatacaccaaattaaagaattaaaatttatccaaaataataaaaaatgacaAACAAAGATTCTATAAGAAAACATATActttattctaacagaatattacTTAGAGTCTAATAGCTATCAAGAAACATGTTTATTCTACAAGAATGATACTGAAAAAGGAAGCAGTAACTTCCAGTATCTCATAAGATCCTTCCCTGGAATAGCAAGCAACAATTCTCCTCTCCTTTTTAATGTTAACCCATCCTAATTTAtcaaattaattaaatgaaatgaTTTTTTAGGGAAATATCTTTCGATTTGAAGGGCTTACCTGTATACATAATGATGCATGAGAACCACCACTACCAAAAGCAGACAGTAAAATAGGAAAGTAATGTTGCTATACTTTTTTGCCAACTGCTCCTGTGTGTAAACTGTAAAATCCACATACATAATATTTATAATCACCATAAGAATTTTAATTTCCATAAACTTTGAATAAGAATTTGAAAAAAGAAAATGTAAAAACCAATTTGGTATTCGATATACCATACCAGGTGATTGGTGATTGCCAAAAGCAACAAGGAAGATGTTTCCAAGAACAATAAAAGTTGTGGCAACTAATACTCTGCATAAAAAAAGCTACAAATGTTAGTAAAAGTTATTTTCAGatcatataacaaaaaaaagATGCAGATTCAAAAAAACATACTTACAGTGACTGTTTTCTGTAAGACAAAATAGGAAAACGCGATATTTGACACAAATTGTATGGATCCCAATGCTGCAAGAAGCGACTGTGAAAACACAAGACAATAGAATACCTAAATTACAAATTTTGGATTTAAAATGTTACATTAAAATGATTTTGAAGCTGCAAAATTCACATACCTGAGCAGCATATCCAAAGGAAATAAAGTTAAGGGCATTTCCAAAAGCAAAAAATAGAATACCTGTGAACATATCGATatatatttagaaaaaaaaagctTAATGTAGTAGAAAGAATAGACAAAAAAGAGCAGAAAAAGTAAAGTTTACCTATTCTCCAAGATTGGATGCTTATAATAGGCCTCAGTAGTGTCTTTCCATTAATCCCTTCAACTAGCAGAGCATGTCTTTCTGTCTACAATGTTTAGTTACAATTCAAAATAAGAaagtttacatatgcttacatttGCATATGCTTTTCAATGAGAAAAAAGCCATGAAacggaaaacccaaaaaatatatacacatagttGTTTTCTTTTTTCACATAGCAGAAAAAATCAATTATGATAATTTTCATATCACGTGAGAAGAACGGAAGATGTATCATGAAATGGGTTTGAAATCATTGTTTGGAATTGATTAAAAACATATAAGAGTCGAAATTTTGGTCACCAACAAAAATAATTGAGGAACATTTTGTTTTACCTGAGTCAATAATGATGATAAATGCGAACTTTTCTTCGGCGGAATGATGGTCTGTGTGAACGGCAGCAATGGGATGGTCGGCAATTTGGTTAGGGTTATTAAGATGCAAAGGCAGGATTAGAAAGAGAGTGAGAAGAGATAATAAAGGGAAAAAATTGATGTCCATGTTTGTAAAAGAAATATATTAGTTATTTGTTTTGTTTCCTTAATTATAGGGATTTACTTAAATGATCTCATTAATTGCTAGTGTAAAAAACCGAAAATAcccttttttatttaattaattatttaattatttgcaATTTTCTGATTGGTGCATTTAGGAACACAATAGTTGCtataaacatttgaacctagctctctctctctctctatatatatatatatatatatatatatatatatgtgtgtgtgtgtgtgtgtgtgtgtgtgtgtgtgtgtgtgtgtgtgtgtctgatgATATTAATTACGATTGGGATAGACTTTGACggaaagaagaagaagacccAAAAAAATGAGATGAGGAACAGAGCTGTTTTGTTTTCTCTCTGTGTACACTTTAACGGAAAGAAAAAGAACCAATGTTTTTATCGATTGAGAGCTACACCCGGTTCTTGATTTTCTGGGTTTAGAAGTATAAAAGATCTGTTGATTGGATTTCCACAAAGTGGTGCTCTGTATTGAAGATGTAGAGGTGAAGAAGACAAGCATTAATCTGggggatgagagagagagagagacacccaaattaattatttattttctttttcatttaaactaaatagaaaaaaaaaatatatatatatatatatatatataccataagggtattatagtcatttcaattttacaAGGGACCAAATCTACGTACAAACATGgccaaaaggaccaccaatctaAAAAAGTCGTAGTTTGGATTaacaccccaaaaaaatgcataccacagagaccatttttgcagttttgtcgaagatatataataataatgatgataataataataccAGTAATGAATTTTAGGGAAGCATCTATGAGTTGTTTATTTTGTCCCTCATCTTGTTGACAAAAACACCAGTAGCTGCCACGTGTCTATAAATGCTTAGAATCTCAGTCAAGCTTTGTGATAATGATGACCAATGCATGATTGAATAGTTTGACATGAGATACACATCATGCTTTGAGGTAGCCCATACCAGATTCCATAGTTGTTTACCATAGAAAATCTTAGCGCTATTTTGGTAATATCAGTCTAATAGAAACAAAAGGTAATGATATATTATATATAGTAACCTGAAAATGAAGGATTGTAGGTTTCACTGATCTTGTATAATGAAATAGTAGTTACTACATTTGGACTTCAATTTGCATTTCTGCAAACAACAATAACAAAAAATTTATCAGAATATGAAGAGTGGAAAAAGGAATTGTATTTATGAAAGTAGATATTGTATTTGTAGTACCTTATCAAGAACATCACTGAATTAGCTTTCTTTCATTGATGAACCTCTACCTGCACCACCATTGCCACCAACAAATTAGTTAGTTCCGGCTTGAAAAGATGGTTGAGAATGAAAATTTAAAAACCTGGGTGAAGCATTTCCGGAATTGTAAATCAAACATAAACAGGTTTGTATATCTGAAAAAATGACAATCAATATTTcttatgtgtaaaatgaaacacATAAGACCTACAGATTTCCGGAATTGTAAATCAAACATGTTATATTAAGCTATTGAGTCTTCATTTCAATTTAGGTTTTGGGGGAAATcttaaatcaaaatcaaaatcaaaatcactaAATACTCAATACGGATTACCTAGAAGCATGAATAAAGACGCAACTCTTTACCTCATATTTTTACCACTTTGTCACTGTACTGTGTTGGGTGGAGGGAAGTGTTGTAGACTGACACGAAGCACATGAGCGGCCTCCGGGGACTCTTTCCAGTCGACCATATACCCTGTTTCTGAAATGCTGAGAAAATGCTATTTTTGTTGAAGCGCAAAACCGACGGGTATGGCTGATTGAGCCATCTTCATCGTCATCACGAAAGAAGTCGAATTCCGACATTGGAGGTAGATAAAGGTACAACAGCGACTACTCATCCTGGTGGTCATGGTGATTTAGAATCGATGGCTGAAGGATCAAGTTTTAGAAAGATCCGTTATCTAATTCTGACCGCCACCGAGTCCCTCCTTTTCCCAAATCGATTTCCCGATGAATTCAACCAGAAACAAAAGCAGCAGAAGGGCACCGGAGCAGCCCCTTCCACACCACCACCGAAAAATGTCGCCACTGCTGTAGTTGCTGCTGCTGCCGCCGCCGACCTCCATCTGTCGTCGCCGCTGCTCCTACCATCGCAGGTAACAATCGCCGCCCTACCCTCGTTGATTTCCCGGTGATTGATTAGACGAAACCAACAGACCCATCAGTGGGTCACGATGGGCTAGCAACATCTCATCCTGAAATCGTGGGATGAGAAATGGAAGGGACGACTGAACCGCGTCCGGCTCCACTGCGGCGTTCGAAAACCCTTCCCGACCGTTCGCCAGTCGTAGCGTCTCCGTTGGTCTAGCTGTCGCCACGcccaccgtgatttccaaaacgGGGTTCCGGTAACGATCAAAGAAGTGGTTGCGATGACCAAATTGGAGCAGTGGGCATATACGAAATGAAAGGAAAAGTAAAGAATAGTGGTGTAATCGAAAAGCTGAGCCAGATAAAGACAAAGATAAGGTAGATTGCTAACAAGTGTCTAGTAAGAATATAAACAATCACAAAAAAAACCAACAAAAGCAGAAAAAAAACGTTTttgaacatatacatatatacaaaggATCATTTCTGTCAACCCTTAGAAACTTTACTATTTCTAATAACAGTCCACgactttaattatatatatatatatatatataatatatatatatatatatatatatatatatatatatatatatatattaatattattttaaataattgatttgattagatgttgcattaatagtatgaatgaaagaaaaaataaaacaaaaatagtcCAAACGAAAAAATAACTCATAGACAGTCGAAACAAAAAACAACACATAGATAATTGgaacaaaaaataaaacaatgatagttcaaacaaaaaaaaaataacatgggGATAATCAGACTGGAAAAAACAATAAAGGGTAGCCAGGAGAAAAAAATGACAGAAAGATAGTCGGAACAAAAATATAACATAACAGATAGtataaatgaaaaatataatatatgaatagTCGGAACGGAAAAATAATACAGAGATAATCGGAACGGAAAAACAATATAAGGATAGTCGGAACGAAATAAATAATATGAGAATAATCCGAATGCAAAAATAATACATGAA
This window encodes:
- the LOC111889319 gene encoding probable magnesium transporter NIPA8, with the protein product ILITLTKLPTIPLLPFTQTIIPPKKSSHLSSLLTQTERHALLVEGINGKTLLRPIISIQSWRIGILFFAFGNALNFISFGYAAQSLLAALGSIQFVSNIAFSYFVLQKTVTVSIVLVATTFIVLGNIFLVAFGNHQSPVYTQEQLAKKYSNITFLFYCLLLVVVVLMHHYVYRRGELLLAIPGKDLMRYWKLLLPFSVSFL